In the Anser cygnoides isolate HZ-2024a breed goose chromosome 27, Taihu_goose_T2T_genome, whole genome shotgun sequence genome, one interval contains:
- the LRRC25 gene encoding leucine-rich repeat-containing protein 25 isoform X2, translated as MGHPTAALLLLLLLPAAASASCFSSVSATEEDFSNRTAQCRELDWGIFGQQRRLLLAHNGIGAVSPTSRVGSALEELDLSHNELQRLPDAFLERAQGLRRLLLGHNRLRELPNGFFARTAALQSLELQDNPLPAVPASAFHPNLSRLAVPCRCDVVGSVLGACADNRTCLCGAPDGTFNVSGFHERECRGGSGVVAAAGGAAAAVAVLVAVAVGGVACHRRRKAAAAGWGKRESAGAHGQPRYVSHGAESGPAAASAAVGASVAPDYENVFISPCVVPGMAPAHSRTPEWQRAQYSPQVPEDDTYFMESDAGEQPIYANTGTPGEEVYVVPDKL; from the exons ATGGGGCACCCCACggccgcgctgctgctgctgctgctgctccccgcggccgcctcGGCCTCCTGCTTCTCCTCGGTGTCGGCCACGGAGGAGGATTTCTCCAACCGCACGGCGCAGTGCAGGGAGCTGGACTGGGGCATCTTCGGGCAGCAGCGCCGGCTGCTCCTGGCCCACAACGGCATCGGCGCCGTGAGCCCCACGTCCCGCGTGGGATCAGCGCTGGAGGAGCTGGACCTGTCGCACAACGAGCTGCAGCGGCTCCCCGACGCCTTCCTGGAGCGGGCGCAGGGGCTGCGGCGGCTCCTCCTGGGGCACAaccggctgcgggagctgcccAACGGCTTCTTCGCCCGCACGGCcgccctgcagagcctggagctgcaggaCAACCCCCTGCCCGCAGTCCCCGCCAGCGCCTTCCACCCCAACCTGAGCCGCctggccgtgccgtgccgctgCGACGTGGTGGGCAGCGTGCTGGGCGCCTGCGCCGACAACCGCACGTGCCTCTGCGGCGCGCCCGACGGCACCTTCAACGTCTCCGGTTTCCACGAGCGAGAGTGCCGGGGAGGCTCGGGGGTAGTGGCCGCCGCaggcggggccgccgccgcggTGGCCGTGCTGGTGGCGGTGGCCGTCGGCGGCGTGGCGTGCCACCGGAGGAGGAAGGCGGCCGCCGCGGGATGGGGCAAGCGGGAGTCCGCCGGGGCCCACGGGCAGCCCCGGTACGTCAGCCACGGCGCTGAgagcggccccgccgctgcctccGCTGCCGTGGGTGCGAGCGTGGCTCCCGACTACGAGAACGTCTTCATCAGCCCCTGCGTGGTCCCGGGCATGGCCCCCGCGCACAGCAGGACGCCGGAGTGGCAGCGGGCGCAGTACAG ccctcaGGTGCCTGAGGACGACACCTATTTCATGGAGAGCGACGCCGGGGAGCAGCCCATCTACGCCAACACGGGGACCCCCGGCGAGGAGGTCTACGTCGTCCCCGACAA GCTGTAA
- the LRRC25 gene encoding leucine-rich repeat-containing protein 25 isoform X1 — MGHPTAALLLLLLLPAAASASCFSSVSATEEDFSNRTAQCRELDWGIFGQQRRLLLAHNGIGAVSPTSRVGSALEELDLSHNELQRLPDAFLERAQGLRRLLLGHNRLRELPNGFFARTAALQSLELQDNPLPAVPASAFHPNLSRLAVPCRCDVVGSVLGACADNRTCLCGAPDGTFNVSGFHERECRGGSGVVAAAGGAAAAVAVLVAVAVGGVACHRRRKAAAAGWGKRESAGAHGQPRYVSHGAESGPAAASAAVGASVAPDYENVFISPCVVPGMAPAHSRTPEWQRAQYSPQVPEDDTYFMESDAGEQPIYANTGTPGEEVYVVPDNLG, encoded by the exons ATGGGGCACCCCACggccgcgctgctgctgctgctgctgctccccgcggccgcctcGGCCTCCTGCTTCTCCTCGGTGTCGGCCACGGAGGAGGATTTCTCCAACCGCACGGCGCAGTGCAGGGAGCTGGACTGGGGCATCTTCGGGCAGCAGCGCCGGCTGCTCCTGGCCCACAACGGCATCGGCGCCGTGAGCCCCACGTCCCGCGTGGGATCAGCGCTGGAGGAGCTGGACCTGTCGCACAACGAGCTGCAGCGGCTCCCCGACGCCTTCCTGGAGCGGGCGCAGGGGCTGCGGCGGCTCCTCCTGGGGCACAaccggctgcgggagctgcccAACGGCTTCTTCGCCCGCACGGCcgccctgcagagcctggagctgcaggaCAACCCCCTGCCCGCAGTCCCCGCCAGCGCCTTCCACCCCAACCTGAGCCGCctggccgtgccgtgccgctgCGACGTGGTGGGCAGCGTGCTGGGCGCCTGCGCCGACAACCGCACGTGCCTCTGCGGCGCGCCCGACGGCACCTTCAACGTCTCCGGTTTCCACGAGCGAGAGTGCCGGGGAGGCTCGGGGGTAGTGGCCGCCGCaggcggggccgccgccgcggTGGCCGTGCTGGTGGCGGTGGCCGTCGGCGGCGTGGCGTGCCACCGGAGGAGGAAGGCGGCCGCCGCGGGATGGGGCAAGCGGGAGTCCGCCGGGGCCCACGGGCAGCCCCGGTACGTCAGCCACGGCGCTGAgagcggccccgccgctgcctccGCTGCCGTGGGTGCGAGCGTGGCTCCCGACTACGAGAACGTCTTCATCAGCCCCTGCGTGGTCCCGGGCATGGCCCCCGCGCACAGCAGGACGCCGGAGTGGCAGCGGGCGCAGTACAG ccctcaGGTGCCTGAGGACGACACCTATTTCATGGAGAGCGACGCCGGGGAGCAGCCCATCTACGCCAACACGGGGACCCCCGGCGAGGAGGTCTACGTCGTCCCCGACAA TTTGGGGTAA
- the GDF15 gene encoding growth/differentiation factor 15 translates to MLPGALRDVGAAAACLLLLLLLAGVEPRPRGWDEDRLQVETIKRSILERLGMPAPPAVRRRLDQESIRRAQQQYEQKVAELMGNRSREEAAVAGTRRLHRLTPILRRWTEPPQGEQDPHGDQDPHGDQDPRGPYRYHLVVSRTEAFHRRLRVVQAELKLFKQSLGSPASGQPQVSIYALGGPGGAPQLLQTQELDPDTPSVDLTAPVRRWAAGPEASLQLELAFTADISASPAGSEAETLVLEVETLEAAGPRARRARGLDEECRKSEGKCCLKSLKVSFQDIGWSDWVIAPNSYYMRFCEGSCPHNYKPASMHAQIKARMHSLSKATPAPCCVPAGYDPMVLMHYDGEGRLVSTVFEDMLVTRCHCA, encoded by the exons ATGCTGCCGGGCGCGCTGCGGGACgtgggggccgccgccgcctgcctgctgctcctcctgctcctggccgGCGTggagccgcggccccgcggctgGGACGAGGACAGGCTGCAGGTGGAAACCATCAAAAGGAGCATCCTGGAGCGGCTGGGGATGCCCGCTCCCCCCGCCGTGCGGCGCAGGCTGGACCAGGAGAGCATCAGGAGGGCGCAGCAGCAGTACGAGCAGAAAGTGGCCGAGCTGATGGGGAACCGGAGCCGGGAGGAGGCAGCGGTGGCCGGGACGAGGAGGCTGCACCGCCTGACACCCATCC TGCGGCGCTGGACGGAGCCCCCCCAAGGAGAGCAGGACCCCCACGGGGACCAGGACCCCCACGGGGACCAGGACCCGCGCGGTCCCTACCGCTACCACCTCGTCGTGTCCCGCACGGAGGCTTTCCACCGGCGCCTGCGGGTGGTGCAAGCGGAGCTGAAGCTTTTCAAGCAGTCCCTGGGCTCCCCGGCCTCGGGGCAGCCCCAGGTCAGCATCTATGCGctggggggacctgggggagccccccagctcctgcaaaCCCAAGAGCTCGACCCCGACACTCCAAGCGTGGACCTGACGGCGCCCGTCCGGCGCTGGGCTGCCGGTCCCGAGGCCagtctgcagctggagctggcctTCACCGCCGACATCTCAGCCTCGCCGGCGGGCTCGGAAGCCGAAACGTTGGTGCTGGAGGTGGAAACCCTCGAGGCCGCGGGGCCGAGGGCCCGCAGAGCCCGCGGGCTGGACGAGGAGTGCAGGAAGAGCGAGGGGAAGTGCTGCCTCAAGTCGCTCAAGGTGTCCTTCCAGGACATCGGCTGGTCGGACTGGGTGATCGCCCCCAACAGCTACTACATGCGGTTCTGCGAGGGCTCCTGCCCGCACAACTACAAGCCGGCCAGCATGCACGCCCAGATCAAAGCCCGCATGCACTCCCTCTCCAAGGCCACCCCGGCGCCCTGCTGCGTGCCCGCCGGCTACGACCCCATGGTGCTGATGCACTACGACGGCGAGGGTAGGCTGGTCTCCACCGTCTTCGAGGACATGCTGGTCACCAGGTGCCACTGCGCCTGA
- the PGPEP1 gene encoding pyroglutamyl-peptidase 1 isoform X1: MISLGVKRKEVVIASRKSRFGPFGEHAVNASWIAVQELEKLGLRDDVDLHVYEVPVEYQTVQRLIPALWKKHSPQLVVHVGVSGMATTVTLEKCGHNVGYKGLDNCRFCPGSQCCVEGGPECIDSIIDMDTVCKRVSALGLDVTVTISKDAGRYLCDFTYYTSLYQSRGRSAFVHVPPLGKPYTAEQLGRALQAIIEEMLDVLEHSEDKINCQHEH, encoded by the exons ATGATTTCTTTAGGGGTGAAACGTAAGGAGGTCGTGATCGCTTCCAGAAAGTCGC gGTTTGGGCCGTTCGGAGAGCACGCTGTTAACGCCAGTTGGATTGCAGTTCAG GAATTGGAGAAGCTTGGGCTGCGAGATGACGTAGATCTGCACGTCTACGAAGTCCCAGTTGAATACCAGACAGTGCAAAGACTAATTCCTGCGTTATGGAAAAAGCACAGTCCACAA CTGGTGGTTCACGTGGGTGTCTCGGGTATGGCCACCACCGTAACTCTGGAGAAGTGTGGCCATAACGTCGGCTACAAAGGCTTAGACAACTGCCGCTTCTGCCCGGGCTCTCAGTGCTGCGTAGAAGGTGGCCCAGAATGCATCGATTCCATCATTGACATGGACACGGTTTGCAAGAGAGTCTCAGCACTGGGGCTGGACGTCACAGTCACTATATCTAAGGATGCTGGCAG gtaCCTCTGTGACTTCACTTACTACACTTCCTTGTACCAGAGCCGTGGGAGGTCAGCTTTTGTTCATGTGCCTCCGCTGGGAAAACCATATACCGCAGAACAGCTGGGTCGGGCCCTACAGGCTATCATAGAAGAAATGCTTGACGTTTTGGAGCATTCTGAAGACAAAATCAATTGTCAGCATGAACACTGA
- the PGPEP1 gene encoding pyroglutamyl-peptidase 1 isoform X3 → MERPRRAVVVTGFGPFGEHAVNASWIAVQELEKLGLRDDVDLHVYEVPVEYQTVQRLIPALWKKHSPQLVVHVGVSGMATTVTLEKCGHNVGYKGLDNCRFCPGSQCCVEGGPECIDSIIDMDTVCKRVSALGLDVTVTISKDAGRYLCDFTYYTSLYQSRGRSAFVHVPPLGKPYTAEQLGRALQAIIEEMLDVLEHSEDKINCQHEH, encoded by the exons ATGGAGAGGCCGCGGCGGGCGGTGGTGGTCAccg gGTTTGGGCCGTTCGGAGAGCACGCTGTTAACGCCAGTTGGATTGCAGTTCAG GAATTGGAGAAGCTTGGGCTGCGAGATGACGTAGATCTGCACGTCTACGAAGTCCCAGTTGAATACCAGACAGTGCAAAGACTAATTCCTGCGTTATGGAAAAAGCACAGTCCACAA CTGGTGGTTCACGTGGGTGTCTCGGGTATGGCCACCACCGTAACTCTGGAGAAGTGTGGCCATAACGTCGGCTACAAAGGCTTAGACAACTGCCGCTTCTGCCCGGGCTCTCAGTGCTGCGTAGAAGGTGGCCCAGAATGCATCGATTCCATCATTGACATGGACACGGTTTGCAAGAGAGTCTCAGCACTGGGGCTGGACGTCACAGTCACTATATCTAAGGATGCTGGCAG gtaCCTCTGTGACTTCACTTACTACACTTCCTTGTACCAGAGCCGTGGGAGGTCAGCTTTTGTTCATGTGCCTCCGCTGGGAAAACCATATACCGCAGAACAGCTGGGTCGGGCCCTACAGGCTATCATAGAAGAAATGCTTGACGTTTTGGAGCATTCTGAAGACAAAATCAATTGTCAGCATGAACACTGA
- the PGPEP1 gene encoding pyroglutamyl-peptidase 1 isoform X2: MATTVTLEKCGHNVGYKGLDNCRFCPGSQCCVEGGPECIDSIIDMDTVCKRVSALGLDVTVTISKDAGRYLCDFTYYTSLYQSRGRSAFVHVPPLGKPYTAEQLGRALQAIIEEMLDVLEHSEDKINCQHEH, translated from the exons ATGGCCACCACCGTAACTCTGGAGAAGTGTGGCCATAACGTCGGCTACAAAGGCTTAGACAACTGCCGCTTCTGCCCGGGCTCTCAGTGCTGCGTAGAAGGTGGCCCAGAATGCATCGATTCCATCATTGACATGGACACGGTTTGCAAGAGAGTCTCAGCACTGGGGCTGGACGTCACAGTCACTATATCTAAGGATGCTGGCAG gtaCCTCTGTGACTTCACTTACTACACTTCCTTGTACCAGAGCCGTGGGAGGTCAGCTTTTGTTCATGTGCCTCCGCTGGGAAAACCATATACCGCAGAACAGCTGGGTCGGGCCCTACAGGCTATCATAGAAGAAATGCTTGACGTTTTGGAGCATTCTGAAGACAAAATCAATTGTCAGCATGAACACTGA
- the LSM4 gene encoding U6 snRNA-associated Sm-like protein LSm4 isoform X1 produces MVRGGGGGGKPGPGRCPGTTAPLPLSLLKTAQNHPMLVELKNGETYNGHLVSCDNWMNINLREVICTSRDGDKFWRMPECYIRGSTIKYLRIPDEIIDMVKEEVVSKGRGRGGMQQQKQQKGRGVGGAGRGVFGGRGRGIPGSGRGQQEKKPGRQSAKQ; encoded by the exons ATggtgaggggcgggggggggggggggaaaccgGGGCCTGGTCGGTGCCCCGGAACCACGGCCCCG ctgcccctgtccctgctgaAGACGGCTCAGAACCACCCCATG CTGGTGGAGCTGAAGAATGGCGAGACGTACAACGGGCACCTGGTGAGCTGCGACAACTGGATGAACATCAACCTGCGCGAGGTCATCTGCACCTCCCGG GACGGCGACAAGTTCTGGAGGATGCCGGAGTGCTACATCCGGGGCAGCACGATCAAATACCTCCGCATCCCCGACGAAATAATCGACATGGTGAAGGAAGAGGTGGTGTCCAAGGGCAGAGGCCGCGGCGggatgcagcagcagaagcagcagaagggcCGTGGGGTTGGCGGCGCCGGACGAG GTGTGTTTGGTGGCCGTGGCCGAGGAATACCAGGCAGCGGAAGAggccagcaggaaaaaaagccgGGCAGGCAGTCAGCAAAGCAGTGA
- the LSM4 gene encoding U6 snRNA-associated Sm-like protein LSm4 isoform X2: MLPLSLLKTAQNHPMLVELKNGETYNGHLVSCDNWMNINLREVICTSRDGDKFWRMPECYIRGSTIKYLRIPDEIIDMVKEEVVSKGRGRGGMQQQKQQKGRGVGGAGRGVFGGRGRGIPGSGRGQQEKKPGRQSAKQ, encoded by the exons ATg ctgcccctgtccctgctgaAGACGGCTCAGAACCACCCCATG CTGGTGGAGCTGAAGAATGGCGAGACGTACAACGGGCACCTGGTGAGCTGCGACAACTGGATGAACATCAACCTGCGCGAGGTCATCTGCACCTCCCGG GACGGCGACAAGTTCTGGAGGATGCCGGAGTGCTACATCCGGGGCAGCACGATCAAATACCTCCGCATCCCCGACGAAATAATCGACATGGTGAAGGAAGAGGTGGTGTCCAAGGGCAGAGGCCGCGGCGggatgcagcagcagaagcagcagaagggcCGTGGGGTTGGCGGCGCCGGACGAG GTGTGTTTGGTGGCCGTGGCCGAGGAATACCAGGCAGCGGAAGAggccagcaggaaaaaaagccgGGCAGGCAGTCAGCAAAGCAGTGA